Proteins from a single region of Vairimorpha necatrix chromosome 6, complete sequence:
- a CDS encoding putative SP-containing protein, with translation MLHILFTFCELTLFTNHKKNDIVDVYIGSYDYDGSLDSFCIFLTEERGYLDEKNTCPFIIDSDEETIHDNRIPFEVVEEDEYQNIRFKSRRAKNKKLVWLFVHSKEYYKVSFKISPHRKYYLEFMFKTRGTGNYHFSTTPSINLKPKGKIIELRLNKIMPIDVTGMEIDFDRIMNLYKLN, from the coding sequence ATGTTgcatattctttttacGTTTTGCGAATTGACACTATTTACGaatcacaaaaaaaatgatatagtTGATGTTTACATTGGCTCTTATGATTATGATGGAAGCTTGGATTCGTTTTGCATATTTTTGACTGAAGAACGAGGTTATCTTGATGAAAAAAACACTTGTCCATTTATAATTGATTCTGATGAAGAAACAATTCATGATAACCGTATTCCTTTTGAAGTTGTAGAAGAAGATgaatatcaaaatataagaTTTAAATCACGGAGagcaaaaaataaaaaattagtatGGTTGTTCGTCCATAgtaaagaatattataaggtaagttttaaaatctcACCTCAtcgaaaatattatttagaGTTTATGTTTAAAACTAGAGGAACAGGTAATTATCATTTCTCAACCACGccttcaataaatttaaagcCTAAGGGgaaaattattgaattGAGATTGAACAAAATTATGCCAATTGATGTAACTGGTATGGAAATCGACTTTGACAGaataatgaatttatataaattgaattaa